A genomic region of Christiangramia sp. OXR-203 contains the following coding sequences:
- a CDS encoding LacI family DNA-binding transcriptional regulator has product MKPKLTLKKIAKELDVSISTVSKALRDSSEIGEETRAKIKAFAKHYNYKPNNIALSLKNRKTKTIGIIIPEIVHHFFTTVISGVEKVANEMGYNVLVCLSDNSFDKEVLNMEMLANGSTDGFILSLAKETMQKGDYHHLAEVINQGMPCVLFDRVAEDISCDKVIIDDVTGGKKAVQHLIDIGCRKIALISTVDYVSVGKLRTHGYKQALAENGISINEDLILKIEEMEDSEKEIEAFLKERDVDGVFAVNEHFAISAVKSIQDQGKKVPDDVSVIGFTDGELSKRFIPSLTTVSQHGMRMGEESARLLIEKLERTPTEDDYYKTIIVETGLVLRDSTKSGK; this is encoded by the coding sequence ATGAAGCCCAAACTAACCCTGAAGAAAATTGCCAAAGAGCTTGATGTGTCTATCTCCACCGTTTCAAAAGCACTTCGAGACAGCTCGGAAATTGGCGAAGAAACACGTGCCAAGATCAAGGCTTTTGCAAAACACTATAACTATAAGCCTAATAACATAGCATTAAGTCTTAAGAATCGGAAAACCAAGACAATAGGGATAATTATTCCTGAAATTGTACACCATTTCTTTACTACAGTAATTAGTGGAGTGGAAAAAGTGGCCAATGAAATGGGATATAACGTTTTGGTGTGCCTTTCAGATAATTCATTTGACAAAGAGGTTCTGAATATGGAAATGCTGGCGAATGGAAGTACCGATGGGTTTATTTTGTCGCTTGCCAAAGAAACCATGCAAAAAGGGGATTATCATCACCTTGCGGAAGTGATCAACCAGGGAATGCCTTGTGTGCTTTTCGACCGTGTAGCTGAAGATATTTCTTGCGATAAGGTGATCATTGATGATGTTACCGGAGGAAAAAAAGCTGTTCAGCACCTGATTGATATAGGCTGCAGGAAGATCGCTCTTATTTCTACCGTTGATTATGTAAGTGTGGGTAAACTGCGTACGCATGGTTATAAACAGGCTTTAGCTGAAAATGGTATAAGTATTAATGAAGATCTTATTCTCAAGATCGAGGAAATGGAAGACAGCGAAAAGGAAATAGAAGCCTTTCTGAAGGAACGAGACGTGGATGGAGTCTTCGCTGTGAATGAGCATTTCGCCATATCTGCAGTAAAGTCTATTCAGGATCAGGGAAAAAAGGTACCTGATGATGTTTCTGTAATTGGCTTTACAGATGGTGAATTGTCCAAACGATTTATTCCTAGTTTGACAACGGTAAGTCAGCATGGAATGAGAATGGGAGAGGAGTCTGCCCGACTGTTAATCGAGAAACTTGAACGCACACCTACTGAGGATGATTACTACAAAACTATTATTGTTGAGACAGGTTTGGTGTTAAGAGATTCAACAAAATCTGGGAAATAG
- a CDS encoding SusC/RagA family TonB-linked outer membrane protein, which produces MRNLIKSTLFLLFMLPMSFFAQNTVSGNVTETATGLPVPGVNVIVQGTSNGTTTDFDGNYTISNVSNEDVLVFSFIGFVTQQIPYEGQSTIDITLDEDAATLDEVVLIGYGATSEQDATGAVEKISSETFNQGAVVAPEQLIAGKSAGVQITPGGGAPGQGGTIRIRGGSSLSASNDPLIVVDGVPLDQRGVAGSRNALNSINPNEIEDFTILKDAAATSIYGSRASNGVILITTKKGKKDSPFQFTYDLKTSVGNVLDKVDVLNADEFRNLINNTEGTDPSLLGNANTDWQDEIYETSVGAIHNFTATQGIGNFYYRLNFNHTAETGVIRKDYYERNAFNISLNQDLFDNSLKLTLTSKNSLDKNKFSNGGAIGSAVAFDPTQPIYDDTLPFGGFFEFNRLSGGEITQQNLATRNPIALLEQTTDQNQTRRSITNLNAEYKVPFLTGLKAVVSAGFDYAEADGDKFTPVFAASNTSNIDQFEDYSNINRNLLLDTYLNYKTELGFFETDVDVTAGHSYQEFYSTSNVFGTEQDQIRALPRDINRNSLESYFARASFDINNRYLISGSIRADGSSRVSPDNRWGYFPAASIGWKIHNEEFLEDSRILNELKLRGGYGETGNYEIGRNYGYLGLYTPSQGGARYQFGNEFIGTIRPEEYDEDLKWESLINYNAGIDFGLFDNRLSGSVDGYYRETKDLIATVPVPAGANLSDQLLTNVGTTVSKGIEIGLSGDIARSEDFNWTLGYNISFQELEITELSLGDDANFFIPQGGISGGVGNNIQLWKEGFDPTTFFVFRQVYNDAGQPIEGAYVDVNGDNQITEADKQPYKKATPDYYMGLTNTMNYKDFDFSFTFRGSFGNYIYNNTQSANGFIEAGTNTPENYYSNFNSNVLESGFVNSQFFSDYYLQAADFVKLDNVSIGYTIPGEKVDFRASLTATNVLTITDYDGLDPEVFGGIDNNFYPRSRRFVLGLNFAF; this is translated from the coding sequence ATGAGGAATTTAATTAAAAGCACATTGTTTTTGCTGTTCATGCTACCAATGAGCTTTTTTGCACAAAACACCGTTAGCGGAAATGTGACAGAGACTGCCACAGGCCTTCCGGTTCCAGGTGTGAACGTAATTGTTCAGGGTACCAGCAATGGTACAACGACCGATTTTGATGGTAATTATACCATATCTAATGTATCTAATGAAGACGTACTTGTTTTTTCCTTTATAGGATTTGTAACGCAACAGATTCCTTACGAAGGTCAGTCTACTATAGACATTACTCTTGATGAGGATGCTGCTACGCTGGACGAAGTCGTTCTAATTGGGTATGGAGCAACCTCTGAGCAGGATGCGACCGGAGCCGTAGAGAAGATCTCTTCAGAAACTTTTAACCAGGGCGCAGTTGTTGCCCCGGAACAGCTGATCGCTGGTAAATCTGCCGGAGTACAGATCACCCCGGGTGGTGGAGCTCCAGGACAGGGAGGAACTATTAGAATACGTGGTGGTTCTTCACTATCGGCTTCTAACGATCCTTTGATCGTAGTTGATGGTGTACCTTTGGATCAACGTGGAGTTGCCGGTTCAAGAAACGCGCTAAATTCTATAAACCCAAATGAAATCGAAGATTTCACTATATTAAAAGATGCTGCAGCCACTTCTATTTATGGTTCCAGAGCATCGAACGGGGTAATTCTTATTACAACCAAAAAAGGTAAAAAGGATTCTCCATTTCAGTTTACATATGATCTAAAAACTTCTGTTGGGAATGTTCTGGATAAAGTAGACGTTTTAAATGCAGATGAGTTTAGAAACCTGATCAACAATACTGAAGGTACAGATCCTTCTTTATTAGGAAATGCAAATACAGACTGGCAGGATGAAATCTATGAAACTTCAGTAGGAGCTATTCATAACTTTACAGCTACACAGGGTATCGGGAATTTCTACTATCGTTTGAACTTTAACCATACTGCTGAAACTGGAGTTATCAGAAAAGATTATTACGAGCGTAATGCTTTTAATATCTCTTTGAACCAGGATCTTTTCGACAATTCGTTAAAACTGACTCTTACTTCGAAGAACTCTTTAGATAAGAACAAGTTTTCGAATGGTGGTGCCATTGGATCTGCAGTAGCATTCGATCCTACTCAACCTATTTATGATGATACCCTTCCATTTGGTGGATTCTTTGAATTCAACAGACTTTCAGGAGGTGAGATCACGCAACAAAATCTTGCAACCAGAAACCCGATCGCTCTTTTAGAGCAAACCACAGACCAGAACCAGACCAGGCGTTCTATTACGAACCTGAATGCTGAATATAAAGTTCCTTTCTTAACGGGTCTTAAAGCAGTAGTAAGTGCTGGTTTTGATTATGCTGAAGCTGATGGGGATAAATTTACTCCGGTATTTGCAGCATCCAACACTTCTAATATCGATCAATTCGAAGATTATAGTAATATAAACCGTAACCTTCTTCTTGATACTTATTTAAACTATAAAACAGAACTTGGTTTCTTTGAAACAGATGTTGATGTAACAGCAGGTCATTCTTACCAGGAATTTTACTCTACTAGCAATGTTTTTGGAACTGAGCAGGATCAAATTAGAGCACTTCCAAGAGATATTAACAGGAACTCTTTAGAGTCTTACTTCGCGAGAGCTAGTTTCGATATTAATAACAGGTACCTGATCTCTGGTAGTATTCGTGCCGATGGTTCTTCTAGAGTTTCTCCAGACAATCGTTGGGGATATTTCCCTGCAGCCTCTATAGGTTGGAAAATTCATAATGAAGAATTTCTTGAAGATTCAAGAATCCTTAATGAATTGAAGCTTCGTGGTGGATACGGTGAAACCGGAAACTACGAAATTGGAAGAAACTATGGGTATTTAGGTCTTTACACACCTAGTCAGGGTGGTGCGAGATACCAATTTGGAAATGAGTTCATTGGTACTATTAGACCTGAAGAGTATGATGAAGACCTCAAATGGGAGAGTCTTATCAACTATAACGCAGGTATAGACTTTGGTCTATTCGATAATAGATTGAGTGGTTCTGTGGATGGATATTACAGAGAAACTAAAGATCTTATCGCAACCGTACCAGTACCAGCAGGAGCTAACCTTTCAGATCAATTACTAACGAATGTTGGTACGACTGTAAGTAAAGGTATCGAGATTGGATTAAGTGGTGATATCGCCAGGTCTGAAGATTTCAACTGGACCTTAGGTTATAACATTTCCTTCCAGGAATTAGAGATCACAGAACTTTCTTTGGGTGATGATGCAAACTTCTTTATCCCACAGGGTGGAATTAGTGGTGGTGTTGGAAACAACATTCAGCTTTGGAAAGAAGGATTTGATCCTACTACTTTCTTTGTGTTCAGACAGGTTTATAATGATGCCGGGCAGCCAATTGAAGGTGCCTATGTAGATGTAAATGGTGATAACCAGATCACAGAAGCAGATAAGCAGCCATACAAGAAAGCGACACCAGATTACTATATGGGTCTTACCAACACCATGAACTATAAGGACTTTGACTTCAGCTTTACTTTTAGAGGAAGTTTTGGAAATTATATTTATAACAACACGCAATCTGCAAATGGTTTTATAGAAGCTGGAACAAACACTCCTGAAAATTACTACTCGAACTTTAACTCGAATGTATTGGAATCAGGTTTTGTAAACAGTCAGTTCTTCTCAGATTACTACTTGCAGGCTGCAGATTTCGTGAAACTTGATAACGTAAGTATTGGATATACGATCCCAGGAGAAAAAGTTGATTTCAGAGCTTCTTTAACTGCAACAAACGTGCTTACGATCACAGATTACGATGGGCTTGATCCTGAAGTTTTCGGTGGAATTGATAACAACTTCTACCCAAGATCAAGAAGATTCGTACTTGGATTGAACTTTGCTTTTTAA
- the pgmB gene encoding beta-phosphoglucomutase: MTQHKTNTKAAVIFDLDGVIVDTAKFHFQAWKKLANDLGFDFTQEQNEQLKGVSRVESLKKILRWGNMELSEEEFTRQMALKNENYLGYVEKMDESEILPGVRKILDYLKQNNIPFALGSASKNARRILKQINLYEDFDAIVDGTDVSKAKPDPEVFLIAAVKLGVQAHNCVVFEDALAGVQAANAGNMTSIGIGSASVLGEADHVFNDFTEIELEFIEKLLRNEK, from the coding sequence ATGACCCAGCATAAAACGAATACAAAAGCTGCCGTAATCTTCGATCTCGACGGAGTGATCGTTGATACGGCAAAATTTCATTTTCAAGCCTGGAAAAAACTGGCTAATGATCTTGGTTTTGACTTTACTCAAGAGCAAAACGAGCAATTAAAGGGAGTGAGCAGAGTGGAGTCTTTAAAAAAGATCCTGCGCTGGGGAAATATGGAACTTTCTGAAGAAGAATTTACTAGACAGATGGCCTTGAAAAATGAGAATTATCTGGGCTATGTGGAAAAAATGGATGAATCTGAAATTCTTCCGGGAGTTAGAAAAATCCTTGACTATTTAAAGCAGAACAATATTCCTTTTGCTTTAGGTTCTGCCAGCAAGAATGCGCGCCGAATTTTAAAGCAGATCAATTTGTATGAAGATTTTGATGCGATCGTAGATGGAACCGATGTTTCAAAAGCGAAGCCAGATCCGGAAGTTTTCCTGATTGCCGCGGTTAAACTTGGTGTACAAGCGCATAACTGTGTGGTATTTGAAGATGCTCTTGCAGGAGTTCAAGCGGCCAATGCAGGAAATATGACGAGTATCGGTATTGGCTCAGCCAGTGTTTTAGGCGAAGCAGATCATGTCTTTAATGACTTTACCGAGATCGAACTAGAATTTATTGAAAAATTATTGAGAAACGAGAAGTAA
- a CDS encoding glycoside hydrolase family 65 protein, with product MNQDYIKPDEWSIIEEEFDAGRVKSSESLFSIGNGAMGQRANFEEQYSGPSFQGSYIGGVYYPDKTKVGWWKNGYPEYFAKVLNAPNWIGINVFVNEEPLDLFTCKSVKNFRRELNMKEGTLSRSFEAELPNGIEVEVKALRFVSIVEDELGSIKFEVTPLNQDAEIRFDPYLDGSITNTDANWEERFWETLEVKEDSERGYIVSKTLKTGFHVGTFMQSEILLNNEKVATEATSSVGEDRISFAYKVKTAKQETAAIIKYAGYVSDMNHKKEQLTEAAGNVLDSATSKGFESLKKDQKEAWASIWEMADITISGDVKAQQGIRFNIFQLNQTYLGKDDRLNIGPKGFTGEKYGGSTYWDTEAYCIPFYMATKDQKVARKLLTYRYNHLQKAKENAEKLGFSNGAALYPMVTMNGEESHNEWEITFEEIHRNGSMVFAIYNYVRYTGDFSYIPEKGLEVMIAVARFWHQRSNFSKDKNKYVILGVTGPNEYENNVNNNWYTNYLAKWCIEYCLETINKVKDGHQEDYARVMGLTDLKEGELAKWREVAEEMYFPYSEELGVYLQQDGFLDKEIIPVKDLEKKHRPINQKWSWDRILRSCYIKQADVLQGFYFFEDHFSKEQLEKHFDYYEPLTVHESSLSPCVHSIQAAVLGRMEQAYEFYVRTSRLDLDDYNKEVEEGCHITSMAGTWMSIVEGFGGMRVENDQLSFKPQIPENWNAYSFKVNFRDRIVKVSVSSKGTEFSLEGSESLDILVNNKVLTLVPNEQITA from the coding sequence ATGAATCAGGATTATATAAAACCGGACGAGTGGTCCATCATTGAAGAAGAATTTGACGCAGGCAGGGTAAAATCCTCTGAAAGCCTTTTCAGTATTGGAAATGGAGCTATGGGACAGCGTGCAAATTTTGAAGAACAGTATTCCGGACCAAGTTTCCAGGGAAGTTACATTGGAGGGGTTTATTATCCCGATAAAACCAAAGTAGGCTGGTGGAAAAATGGTTATCCCGAGTATTTTGCGAAAGTATTAAATGCTCCTAACTGGATTGGAATCAATGTTTTCGTAAACGAAGAACCACTGGATCTGTTCACTTGTAAATCGGTTAAGAACTTTCGTCGTGAATTGAATATGAAAGAGGGAACACTTTCCAGAAGTTTTGAAGCCGAGCTTCCAAACGGAATTGAAGTGGAAGTAAAAGCTTTGCGTTTCGTCTCTATTGTTGAAGACGAGCTGGGATCGATAAAATTTGAAGTAACTCCGCTAAATCAGGATGCTGAGATCAGGTTCGATCCTTATCTTGATGGTAGTATTACTAATACAGATGCAAACTGGGAAGAACGATTCTGGGAAACTCTTGAAGTAAAGGAAGACTCTGAGCGTGGTTATATCGTTAGTAAAACTCTGAAAACCGGTTTCCACGTTGGAACCTTTATGCAGTCTGAAATTTTACTGAATAATGAGAAAGTTGCCACTGAAGCAACTTCTTCAGTTGGAGAAGATCGCATTTCATTTGCTTATAAAGTAAAGACTGCGAAACAGGAAACAGCTGCTATTATAAAGTATGCTGGTTATGTTTCAGATATGAACCATAAGAAAGAGCAGTTAACAGAGGCGGCAGGCAACGTACTTGACTCGGCTACTTCTAAAGGATTTGAATCTTTAAAGAAAGATCAGAAAGAAGCCTGGGCTTCGATCTGGGAAATGGCAGACATCACAATTTCCGGCGATGTTAAAGCTCAGCAGGGAATCCGTTTTAATATTTTTCAGCTTAATCAAACTTATTTAGGAAAAGACGATCGACTAAACATCGGTCCAAAAGGATTCACTGGTGAAAAGTATGGAGGTAGTACCTATTGGGATACAGAAGCCTATTGTATTCCTTTTTATATGGCGACCAAAGATCAGAAAGTAGCCCGAAAACTACTTACGTATCGATATAATCATCTTCAGAAAGCAAAGGAGAATGCAGAAAAACTAGGCTTTTCGAATGGTGCCGCGCTTTACCCGATGGTAACTATGAACGGCGAGGAATCCCATAATGAGTGGGAGATCACTTTCGAGGAGATTCATAGAAATGGTTCCATGGTCTTTGCGATCTATAATTATGTGCGTTACACCGGCGACTTCAGTTATATTCCTGAAAAAGGATTGGAAGTAATGATCGCCGTAGCCAGATTCTGGCACCAAAGATCAAATTTCAGCAAGGATAAGAATAAGTACGTGATCCTTGGGGTGACCGGTCCTAATGAATACGAGAACAATGTTAACAATAACTGGTATACTAACTACCTTGCTAAATGGTGTATCGAATATTGTCTTGAAACAATCAATAAGGTAAAAGATGGTCACCAGGAAGATTACGCGAGAGTGATGGGTCTAACAGATCTCAAGGAAGGTGAATTAGCCAAATGGAGAGAAGTTGCTGAAGAAATGTACTTCCCGTATTCTGAAGAACTCGGCGTATATCTGCAGCAGGATGGTTTCTTGGATAAAGAGATCATCCCGGTAAAAGACCTGGAGAAAAAACATAGACCAATTAACCAGAAATGGAGTTGGGATAGGATTCTTCGTTCCTGTTACATTAAACAGGCAGATGTGCTGCAGGGATTCTATTTCTTTGAAGATCATTTCAGCAAGGAGCAACTCGAGAAGCATTTCGATTATTATGAGCCGCTAACGGTTCACGAATCTTCGTTATCTCCGTGTGTACACAGCATTCAGGCTGCGGTTCTGGGAAGAATGGAACAGGCTTATGAATTTTATGTGAGAACTTCAAGATTGGATCTTGATGATTACAACAAAGAAGTAGAGGAAGGATGTCATATTACCAGTATGGCTGGAACCTGGATGAGTATTGTAGAAGGTTTTGGAGGTATGCGTGTGGAAAATGACCAGTTGTCATTTAAACCACAAATCCCTGAAAACTGGAATGCCTATTCTTTCAAGGTAAACTTTAGAGACCGTATTGTCAAGGTTTCAGTTTCGTCCAAGGGGACCGAGTTCTCTCTGGAAGGATCAGAATCGCTGGATATCCTGGTAAATAATAAGGTGCTTACTTTAGTTCCTAACGAACAAATTACGGCTTAG
- a CDS encoding MFS transporter, giving the protein MQKPRLKFWDIWNMSFGFLGIQFGFALQGSTMSRIFETLGAEKDNIPLLWIAAPLAGLIVQPIIGYLSDNTWHKSLGRRRPFFLLGAILSSIALLLMPYSSAVWMAAGLLLVLDASINISMEPFRALVADKLPDSQRSYGFVIQTLIIGIGTWVASNLPKFMNNVLDISNEAAPGVVPESVRVAFIVGAVVFIGSILVTIFTTKEYTPEQMQKFEDGDEPEKDKGMVKTILGTYALMPKIMKKLGVVQFFSWFAFFAMWTLANPALTSHIYNAPKPQIEEFAQLDSEGELQYDADRVILFQDDQARLEYSEQDKSYNEASDDVGSKMGIYGLSSMAFALLLTFYTSRFAINRKLVHMGSLILGGAGFLLMYFIPGEPEMLYVCFVLIGFAWGSILSMPYAMLSSSVASSKMGLMMGVFNMFIVIPQIIAALGGVVFLQKLIGEESIHAMTVAGVFLLFAAFSNLLITDRKAIKYDPA; this is encoded by the coding sequence ATGCAAAAACCCCGTTTAAAGTTTTGGGATATCTGGAACATGAGTTTCGGATTTCTGGGTATACAATTTGGTTTCGCGCTGCAAGGCTCGACCATGTCCCGTATATTCGAAACATTAGGTGCTGAGAAGGATAACATTCCATTATTATGGATCGCTGCTCCACTGGCAGGCCTTATCGTGCAACCAATTATTGGTTATTTAAGCGATAATACCTGGCATAAAAGTTTAGGTAGAAGAAGACCATTCTTTCTTCTTGGAGCCATACTTAGCTCCATTGCTCTTTTGCTAATGCCATACTCATCTGCAGTATGGATGGCAGCAGGATTGTTACTTGTTCTGGATGCCTCCATTAATATTTCTATGGAACCATTCCGCGCTCTTGTGGCAGATAAATTACCAGATTCTCAAAGAAGCTATGGATTCGTTATTCAGACATTAATTATAGGGATTGGAACCTGGGTAGCAAGTAACCTCCCTAAATTCATGAACAATGTGCTTGATATAAGTAATGAAGCCGCTCCGGGAGTAGTTCCAGAGTCAGTTCGAGTCGCATTTATTGTTGGAGCCGTTGTCTTTATAGGTTCTATTCTGGTGACCATCTTCACCACCAAAGAGTACACCCCAGAACAAATGCAAAAATTCGAGGATGGCGATGAACCTGAGAAAGATAAGGGTATGGTCAAAACTATTCTGGGAACCTACGCTCTAATGCCTAAGATCATGAAAAAACTGGGTGTAGTTCAGTTTTTCTCGTGGTTCGCGTTTTTTGCTATGTGGACTTTAGCAAACCCAGCACTTACCAGTCATATTTATAATGCACCGAAACCTCAGATAGAAGAATTCGCCCAGCTGGATAGTGAAGGAGAACTTCAGTATGACGCAGACAGGGTGATTTTATTTCAGGATGACCAGGCGAGATTGGAATATTCAGAACAGGATAAGAGCTACAATGAAGCCAGTGATGATGTAGGATCCAAAATGGGAATCTACGGACTATCTTCCATGGCCTTTGCTTTGCTGCTAACCTTCTATACTTCAAGATTTGCGATCAATCGTAAACTCGTACATATGGGAAGTTTGATTCTAGGAGGAGCTGGGTTTTTATTAATGTATTTTATTCCGGGTGAGCCAGAAATGCTGTATGTATGCTTTGTACTCATTGGTTTTGCCTGGGGAAGTATACTTTCCATGCCTTATGCGATGCTGTCAAGTTCAGTAGCATCATCAAAAATGGGCTTAATGATGGGTGTTTTCAATATGTTCATCGTGATTCCACAAATTATTGCAGCACTTGGAGGTGTTGTATTTCTACAAAAACTTATTGGAGAAGAATCGATCCATGCGATGACCGTGGCAGGTGTATTCCTGTTATTCGCGGCATTTTCAAACTTATTAATTACAGATAGAAAAGCTATTAAATATGACCCAGCATAA